A genome region from Musa acuminata AAA Group cultivar baxijiao chromosome BXJ3-5, Cavendish_Baxijiao_AAA, whole genome shotgun sequence includes the following:
- the LOC135638977 gene encoding bZIP transcription factor 1-B-like isoform X3: protein MGGSETDCKGAKTSATQPPAASSSPGAAVYPDWSGFQAYSPVLPHGFFHSPVVSSPQSHPYMWGAQHLMPHYGTPPPPYVMYPHGIYAHPSMPPGSHPFSPYAMTPPNGNAEACGSVPASTGGDAKSSEGKERNPIQRSKGSLGSLNMITGKNNNELDKGPANGVFSRSGDSESEGSSEGSDTNSHNDSEPKTGDGQGPLDETSLNGTSGVITAPSHQMMPIMPMLAAGVPAAVAGPTTNLNIGMDYWVAPTPSVIPPVRGKVPATTNAGATIPGTLVGSSEKVPSEIWLQDERELKRQRRKQSNRESARRSRLRKQAEYEELAQRVEVLKEENTALRAEVDQIKKEYDELLSQNTALQKKIEEKTKEDAIVEMNRQQAKDKNLDSDPQAGQLDGKHSGH, encoded by the exons ATGGGAGGCAGTGAAACAGATTGCAAGGGGGCGAAGACTTCAGCCACGCAG CCACCGGCCGCAAGCTCCAGCCCTGGCGCTGCAGTCTATCCTGACTGGTCTGGATTTCAG GCATATTCACCGGTGCTTCCACATGGCTTCTTCCATTCTCCCGTGGTGTCAAGTCCTCAGTCTCATCCTTATATGTGGGGAGCTCAG CACCTTATGCCACATTATGGAACACCACCACCTCCATATGTTATGTATCCTCATGGGATATATGCACATCCATCCATGCCACCA GGTTCTCACCCGTTTAGTCCTTATGCTATGACACCTCCAAATGGCAATGCTGAAGCTTGT GGGAGTGTTCCTGCAAGCACAGGGGGAGATGCAAAATCATCTGAGGGTAAGGAAAGGAATCCAATTCAAAGATCAAAGGGAAGTCTTGGGAGTTTGAATATGATAACAGGAAAGAACAACAATGAGCTAGATAAAGGACCAGCTAATGGAGTCTTCTCAAGAAG TGGTGATAGTGAAAGTGAAGGTTCAAGTGAAGGAAGTGATACAAACTCTCATAAT GACTCAGAACCAAAGACAGGTGATGGACAGGGCCCTTTGGATG AGACATCCCTGAATGGCACAAGTGGTGTAATCACTGCACCATCACATCAAATGATGCCAATAATGCCTATGCTAGCAGCTGGAGTACCTGCAGCAGTTGCTGGTCCGACTACTAACTTGAATATAGGAATGGACTACTGGGTTGCACCAACGCCATCTGTCATCCCTCCAGTGCGTGGGAAGGTTCCTGCAACAACAAATGCAGGAGCAACAATTCCTGGCACACTGGTTGGATCCAGCGAAAAGGTTCCGTCAGAGATTTGGCTACAG GATGAAAGAGAACTCAAAAGACAGAGAAGAAAGCAGTCAAACAGGGAATCCGCACGTCGATCTAGGTTGCGCAAGCAG GCAGAGTATGAAGAATTGGCTCAACGTGTTGAGGTTCTCAAGGAGGAGAACACTGCCCTTAGAGCAGAAGTAGACCAGATCAAGAAAGAATATGACGAACTTCTCAGTCAAAATACCGCTCTTCAG AAGAAAATcgaagaaaaaacaaaagaagatgcAATAGTCGAGATGAACCGCCAACAAGCCAAGGACAAGAACTTGGATTCTGATCCACAAGCAGGACAATTAGACGGCAAGCATAGTGGTCACTAA
- the LOC135638014 gene encoding inactive poly [ADP-ribose] polymerase RCD1-like, which translates to MEDMSVKVLDKNERIMHSLKRKREPDSYFTSGHGLVAHSHITDRSSLRGCNMMSCKSNLSGSFQSHIVNKYRNFSKSGLPVRVLSFEDGEWRDFPENIISLVQEDFRLKKGITEADIQNQQFLLDFMHMIYIDLKTGLQKPIAWIDVDGKCFFSEVCPEHYHFGKGKQVHMICDPNGTREVEAHLKISVSAAESSSLRLDDEAMFNVKRIKGEENSACAEDNETVGENDPCSFLPPNVSASGSWQEKVRPADDQRISAVQHLLLHSLGKVIDAKDIFGIYKTPVENDLGLSRLGLFQEQVVVTQKLRGNANVRYAWLASSKGAVEEMMLKGVLKIPEQKPLFGNGIHLAPANCSNVCARYSNVDDNGFIHMMLCRVIMGNMELIPMGSNQHQASHENFDSGVDDLQNPKHYIIWDLNMYTHIYAEFIVTINLPTNAKECLASDGGISYVSALTNSNSPCSLYQDKSHPSPVVANQLRGLSSGRAPRTPTSPWMPFSMLFAAISTKVPPQDMDLVNTHYEDFKKRKISRIDLVKKLRQIIGDKLLGSTIMRLQHMLPPMARHRARKS; encoded by the exons ATGGAAGATATGAGCGTAAAGgtattggataaaaatgaaagaaTTATGCACAGTCTGAAGAGAAAGAGAGAACCTGATTCATATTTCACTAGTGGCCATGGCCTAGTAGCACATTCGCATATCACAGACAGATCCTCTCTAAGGGGCTGCAACATGATGAGTTGTAAATCTAACTTGAGCGGCAGTTTTCAGAGCCATATTGTTAATAAATATCGCAATTTTTCAAAAAGTGGGTTGCCGGTCAGAGTGTTATCTTTTGAGGATGGTGAATGGAGAGATTTTCCTGAGAATATCATCAGTTTGGTCCAGGAAGATTTTCGTCTAAAGAAAGGAATTACTGAAGCAGATATTCAGAATCAGCAATTTTTGTTAGACTTTATGCACATGATTTACATAGATTTGAAAACAGGATTACAGAAACCAATTGCTTGGATTGATGTAGATGGGAAATGTTTCTTCTCAGAAGTGTGTCCTGAACATTATCATTTTGGCAAAGGCAAACAAGTTCACATGATTTGTGATCCAAATGGTACACGTGAAGTTGAAGCCCATTTGAAGATTTCTGTAAGTGCTGCTGAAAGCTCAAGTTTACGACTCGATGACGAGGCTATGTTTAATGTCAAGAGGATCAAGGGTGAAGAAAATTCTGCCTGTGCTGAAGACAATGAAACTGTTGGAGAAAATGATCCGTGTTCATTTCTCCCTCCAAATGTCTCTGCTtcaggaagttggcaggaaaaggTTAGGCCGGCTGATGACCAGCGAATCAGTGCTGTGCAGCATTTGTTACTTCACAGTTTGGGCAAAGTTATTGATGCAAAGGACATTTTTGGAATCTACAAAACTCCAGTGGAAAATGACTTAGGTTTGAGTCGACTTGGCCTTTTTCAAGAGCAGGTTGTGGTCACCCAAAAACTCCGTGGCAATGCAAATGTCCGTTATGCATGGCTTGCTTCCTCCAAAGGTGCTGTCGAAGAGATGATGTTGAAAGGGGTTTTGAAGATACCTGAACAGAAGCCTCTGTTTGGCAATGGCATTCATCTTGCACCAGCAAATTGTTCAAATGTCTG TGCTCGCTATTCTAATGTTGACGACAATGGTTTTATCCATATGATGCTGTGCCGCGTTATTATGGGAAACATGGAGCTAATTCCCATGGGATCTAACCAGCATCAGGCCAGCCATGAGAACTTTGACAGTGGGGTCGATGATCTTCAGAATCCAAAGCATTATATAATATGGGATTTGAATATGTATACTCATATCTATGCAGAATTTATTGTGACTATAAATTTGCCTACCAATGCCAAAG AATGTTTGGCTAGCGATGGTGGTATATCTTATGTGTCTGCTTTAACAAATTCTAATTCACCTTGCAGCTTATATCAG GATAAGAGCCACCCATCTCCAGTTGTTGCAAATCAGCTTCGAGGTTTATCGTCAGGTCGAGCTCCAAGAACTCCAACCTCTCCGTGGATGCCCTTTTCAATGTTGTTTGCTGCAATTTCAACTAAAGTGCCTCCTCAAGACATGGACTTGGTTAACACTCATTATGAAGATTTTAAG AAGAGGAAGATAAGCAGGATTGACTTGGTTAAAAAGTTAAGACAGATTATTGGTGATAAATTATTGGGTTCTACAATAATGAGGCTACAACACATG TTACCACCTATGGCCAGACATCGAGCTCGAAAATCCTAG
- the LOC135638977 gene encoding bZIP transcription factor 1-B-like isoform X1, giving the protein MGGSETDCKGAKTSATQEQPPAASSSPGAAVYPDWSGFQAYSPVLPHGFFHSPVVSSPQSHPYMWGAQHLMPHYGTPPPPYVMYPHGIYAHPSMPPGSHPFSPYAMTPPNGNAEACGSVPASTGGDAKSSEGKERNPIQRSKGSLGSLNMITGKNNNELDKGPANGVFSRSGDSESEGSSEGSDTNSHNDSEPKTGDGQGPLDETSLNGTSGVITAPSHQMMPIMPMLAAGVPAAVAGPTTNLNIGMDYWVAPTPSVIPPVRGKVPATTNAGATIPGTLVGSSEKVPSEIWLQDERELKRQRRKQSNRESARRSRLRKQAEYEELAQRVEVLKEENTALRAEVDQIKKEYDELLSQNTALQKKIEEKTKEDAIVEMNRQQAKDKNLDSDPQAGQLDGKHSGH; this is encoded by the exons ATGGGAGGCAGTGAAACAGATTGCAAGGGGGCGAAGACTTCAGCCACGCAG GAACAGCCACCGGCCGCAAGCTCCAGCCCTGGCGCTGCAGTCTATCCTGACTGGTCTGGATTTCAG GCATATTCACCGGTGCTTCCACATGGCTTCTTCCATTCTCCCGTGGTGTCAAGTCCTCAGTCTCATCCTTATATGTGGGGAGCTCAG CACCTTATGCCACATTATGGAACACCACCACCTCCATATGTTATGTATCCTCATGGGATATATGCACATCCATCCATGCCACCA GGTTCTCACCCGTTTAGTCCTTATGCTATGACACCTCCAAATGGCAATGCTGAAGCTTGT GGGAGTGTTCCTGCAAGCACAGGGGGAGATGCAAAATCATCTGAGGGTAAGGAAAGGAATCCAATTCAAAGATCAAAGGGAAGTCTTGGGAGTTTGAATATGATAACAGGAAAGAACAACAATGAGCTAGATAAAGGACCAGCTAATGGAGTCTTCTCAAGAAG TGGTGATAGTGAAAGTGAAGGTTCAAGTGAAGGAAGTGATACAAACTCTCATAAT GACTCAGAACCAAAGACAGGTGATGGACAGGGCCCTTTGGATG AGACATCCCTGAATGGCACAAGTGGTGTAATCACTGCACCATCACATCAAATGATGCCAATAATGCCTATGCTAGCAGCTGGAGTACCTGCAGCAGTTGCTGGTCCGACTACTAACTTGAATATAGGAATGGACTACTGGGTTGCACCAACGCCATCTGTCATCCCTCCAGTGCGTGGGAAGGTTCCTGCAACAACAAATGCAGGAGCAACAATTCCTGGCACACTGGTTGGATCCAGCGAAAAGGTTCCGTCAGAGATTTGGCTACAG GATGAAAGAGAACTCAAAAGACAGAGAAGAAAGCAGTCAAACAGGGAATCCGCACGTCGATCTAGGTTGCGCAAGCAG GCAGAGTATGAAGAATTGGCTCAACGTGTTGAGGTTCTCAAGGAGGAGAACACTGCCCTTAGAGCAGAAGTAGACCAGATCAAGAAAGAATATGACGAACTTCTCAGTCAAAATACCGCTCTTCAG AAGAAAATcgaagaaaaaacaaaagaagatgcAATAGTCGAGATGAACCGCCAACAAGCCAAGGACAAGAACTTGGATTCTGATCCACAAGCAGGACAATTAGACGGCAAGCATAGTGGTCACTAA
- the LOC135638977 gene encoding bZIP transcription factor 1-B-like isoform X2 — translation MGGSETDCKGAKTSATQEQPPAASSSPGAAVYPDWSGFQAYSPVLPHGFFHSPVVSSPQSHPYMWGAQHLMPHYGTPPPPYVMYPHGIYAHPSMPPGSHPFSPYAMTPPNGNAEACGSVPASTGGDAKSSEGKERNPIQRSKGSLGSLNMITGKNNNELDKGPANGVFSRSGDSESEGSSEGSDTNSHNDSEPKTGDGQGPLDETSLNGTSGVITAPSHQMMPIMPMLAAGVPAAVAGPTTNLNIGMDYWVAPTPSVIPPVRGKVPATTNAGATIPGTLVGSSEKVPSEIWLQDERELKRQRRKQSNRESARRSRLRKQAEYEELAQRVEVLKEENTALRAEVDQIKKEYDELLSQNTALQKIEEKTKEDAIVEMNRQQAKDKNLDSDPQAGQLDGKHSGH, via the exons ATGGGAGGCAGTGAAACAGATTGCAAGGGGGCGAAGACTTCAGCCACGCAG GAACAGCCACCGGCCGCAAGCTCCAGCCCTGGCGCTGCAGTCTATCCTGACTGGTCTGGATTTCAG GCATATTCACCGGTGCTTCCACATGGCTTCTTCCATTCTCCCGTGGTGTCAAGTCCTCAGTCTCATCCTTATATGTGGGGAGCTCAG CACCTTATGCCACATTATGGAACACCACCACCTCCATATGTTATGTATCCTCATGGGATATATGCACATCCATCCATGCCACCA GGTTCTCACCCGTTTAGTCCTTATGCTATGACACCTCCAAATGGCAATGCTGAAGCTTGT GGGAGTGTTCCTGCAAGCACAGGGGGAGATGCAAAATCATCTGAGGGTAAGGAAAGGAATCCAATTCAAAGATCAAAGGGAAGTCTTGGGAGTTTGAATATGATAACAGGAAAGAACAACAATGAGCTAGATAAAGGACCAGCTAATGGAGTCTTCTCAAGAAG TGGTGATAGTGAAAGTGAAGGTTCAAGTGAAGGAAGTGATACAAACTCTCATAAT GACTCAGAACCAAAGACAGGTGATGGACAGGGCCCTTTGGATG AGACATCCCTGAATGGCACAAGTGGTGTAATCACTGCACCATCACATCAAATGATGCCAATAATGCCTATGCTAGCAGCTGGAGTACCTGCAGCAGTTGCTGGTCCGACTACTAACTTGAATATAGGAATGGACTACTGGGTTGCACCAACGCCATCTGTCATCCCTCCAGTGCGTGGGAAGGTTCCTGCAACAACAAATGCAGGAGCAACAATTCCTGGCACACTGGTTGGATCCAGCGAAAAGGTTCCGTCAGAGATTTGGCTACAG GATGAAAGAGAACTCAAAAGACAGAGAAGAAAGCAGTCAAACAGGGAATCCGCACGTCGATCTAGGTTGCGCAAGCAG GCAGAGTATGAAGAATTGGCTCAACGTGTTGAGGTTCTCAAGGAGGAGAACACTGCCCTTAGAGCAGAAGTAGACCAGATCAAGAAAGAATATGACGAACTTCTCAGTCAAAATACCGCTCTTCAG AAAATcgaagaaaaaacaaaagaagatgcAATAGTCGAGATGAACCGCCAACAAGCCAAGGACAAGAACTTGGATTCTGATCCACAAGCAGGACAATTAGACGGCAAGCATAGTGGTCACTAA